The Salvelinus namaycush isolate Seneca chromosome 16, SaNama_1.0, whole genome shotgun sequence genome has a segment encoding these proteins:
- the spen gene encoding msx2-interacting protein encodes MVRETRHLWVGNLPENVREEKIIEHFKRYGRVESVKVLPKRGSEGGVAAFVDFVDIKSAQKAHKSINKMGDRDLRTDYNEPGTIPSAVRGLDDSLSLGSRGRDVSGFIRAAGGPVYGPPASLHSREGRYERRLDGTAESRDRAYDHSAYGHHERASSSFDRQRHYDTDYYRDTRERTLNSGTYYRSHSRSPSHFDTPEPRYEPRAREPFILASVVHRDLYQEEGGRRRDRSYHDSRSRSPHSTHSRNPSPQRLSTQASRPPRSHSGSGSRSRSSSSDSVSSTSSSTSGSSDSSSCSSDGSPARSVQSAAIPAPLSLPLSALDKDEPRKSFGVKVQNLPVRSTDTSLKDGLFHEFKKYGKVTSVQIHGALEERYGLVFFRQQEDQEKALAASKGKLFFGMQIEVIAWNGPETESENEFRPLDERIDEFHPKATRTLFIGNLEKTTSYHDLLNIFQRFGEIVDIDIKKVNGAPQYAFLQYSDITSVCKAIKQMDGEYLGNNRLKLGFGKSMPTTCVWLDGLASNITEQYLTRHFCRYGHVIKVVFDRPKGMALILYNNIEYAQAAVKETKGWKIGGNKIKVDFANQESQMAFYHSMQASGQDIRDFYEILSERRDERRPQYEFTAERPFFDNSVRTPGGTFTEDPRRKLPDRGREFYTEWDSYQGDFYDPRYFDDPREYRDYRDPYEQDIRKYSYLQRERERERFETDRERDHGRRTMEHSQSPSHPHRPASPTASHSLSERLPNDSDRRICCRSSERSASCSSLSPPRFDKARPDRYNKSDKPEKERPFETEHGTGGDKEKRSGRKEKGEKQRLRKLKLQSPSIPSPETVPKLEREVSPDAGPRSKVSKFPLKEKEGSGKGRLDLPPCVVQLTRVKEKEGKLLGHAILEKQRVRGGNDSILLASPSRDQKSPPFRIDPQKGDIVKHGKVPKDKNLEVVDKDGKMKAKKHMKAAPRYDDSNSVDVHRLAARKRRFEDSMGKTDQLKRESPEEGSRLGLRKTPDSAMAKENEGARSLLRKVVHKMEHCKAKSERLVTVCSPQDEQESEIVSMGMGLGLSLELQSRLGEPTEEATDPLDPTCLKIQFWGSSLTKISDGSLDQDAFTQLPQQDNGEQGVGFYKSRGETEERLESDLDHSQTCRKQMEQSRQLRLKLEEPDKLHKSESSQDGDTEDFERCNLVHEVGKTLQDVTDDSPSSKHKKSESFDFDLLSGKRARNYRSSCELNEDPDLSVISFSGSGPFPSNEEECASRLAQSVTNKETKGSPKEEDKVYSQVDSLKYSLDMTPNHFRSPITEFPKLKTALLGCNEQLLQRWESRIKSDCLRMDMTFPSSIVKQESICKHLVCELEPGEVPSDSDDDGENKNHSPKPNTSLSSILGEREERLTGLKLSCSLEKNKFYSFALDKTITPDTQALLERAKSLSSAREDNWSFLDRDSRFASLRSSSDKEKVESVPRPIPSWYMKKKKIRTDSEGKLDDNKKDHKAEDLERQELFASRFLHSSIFEQDSRRLQHLERKDPELGIGRHPAKQDAVKGQPGPWGGDLQEPIVLFHSRFLELQQQKETSWGHFPQEIESVDESEQEESPKVLEFMQKADIKSVSPALILPISQFLSSPREISPQQEKEVVLTTSSSEQTVSLIEEEKVEHNLEVFPPQSPLVEIQPPASILITPISPFPSDAEVKVKVEPKEVLCEPRVTTEGNLTVDHTSFLDNKLPTPGASLSSFEANAAEFTCSASPKVDENIEMVKIETQPEKLYSKDIDKPQKSDDSQEVHIPVSEAGIKPAKPIRKQPKSKRAKPNVSETQILEPPKTAVSEKPVTRKSERIDREKLKRSSSPRGEVLKASSEPKTTAKSPVNVPDSENESILIHGRSRRRNVRSVYATPSEGDAQPPCKEVVESSCSAHKCGVDKDLVLQQDALNTSTYTRRGRPPKSRRRGEDVSPVKGDSQKSSEEDIDMKEPANTGQGSRMSEGWCSPRMQKVQTAQVSSLTGASIGRKASRVDKQSESATSSGEKSVDSTTTEEPEPKIKDESEEAGKLLEEAMQCLPTQKDEGNKVLTDQIEKKYSEGDIERIESTHVEKRQQSEKSTKVYTKAPRFTRNAKLVTEDKSHGLRNLEIRVSVDDVKGLLCSEEDEAESFETTAKNAKPGVPDKEEARTQCYLKDAAEFSPEEKEDVLLDPEQTVDPAAAILARQIELERAVENIAKLTVVQPLQPYKEPPAEPSTLLPPVTVEPENEMEGEKSAIPASETELAAAIDSITAEDISTDTDGFTAPSTYTAIVPTPEPLVLPSANDVLEPETHMAISNIIDPEMGVLIPSAKPLTTDAKASESTVSGASAEDESLLPETHAKKGKAVRPKTSKRSRGRKAVNRKGEPAEEVSEAETSPFKLPESIPEEVEVINSKADTATATATVVTAAATCKCDITCTMTVNTPKEAEQPAVEQPVPEESAFHSGTKRLPHFKKFQISAVAPTLSPSPALTPSPTQLDVPPPCQGKMPVSPDWLHRSEESIIHATPATLVSVVTPSAPAVTALGSQSANPLMPPDTKASDIDSSSSTLRKILMDPKYVSASNSNAIPTTVLTTTLADPRMSENENSSDTMAARHTHPEDRPFPFTLQKPSPLTETQQNFGEKMVHSVISSPTTSVISRIPMPFDTEEAPRISLSNRNAGLSLTKQKSRSSMNENNCYHGVDVAEDVNCRGRSIVESTPYNTGSSRGLRVNTSEGVVVLSYSGQKTEGPQRISAKISQIPPASAVDIEFQQSVSKSQIKQEPFAPSQLCTPKGPLTPTGYGHPGVLLTGHTYNSQPVISTIKQESPGSEKSESSYHTGPQGSAVRMFQQPVTSPQILMYNRAVMQQHVKKEPGAESKPMMVDMAKAHQTSNLSPIMNPHYPSLTGNRMSPSPSTPSDWSVPHLKQEPHSPRATGHSPLPFAKVCSPRNSMSPHASSMVLHPGMPEMSPYVASMHHPHPEQSVIMTPVSHSVTQSVSIGHLSHSDVRMNTPQLSGMNHGRRANSMPSPRTGPPQRANTIREMVLQSHAGPTRGASDSCAEENMKHYHQGLCRPSAPQLQSDVMMMQAEQHRGLHHAGLRLDQYSMASRDIRDMRDIRDMRILMHHQLGEHTIAEGRRSQTPEAGATSITNLSAASKTPKGMTQMRKEIPKTLEAKMSHPPHTESSRMMGVHPSVPVMVSPHHHPQGVQLIHPGGTGSFPVYRDMQGFHSQFSSHSSMGLNLAPRGITPSQDDDLSHRGKLSQSLSAGSLGGGSETKSDNSHLRHTASMDLSHMPRMQRDTISPSYTSPMALSHKQELALQKGPPVFMPSPPVAPLSSSSQLHPEGKLGHSGYRSVDMVQLLMKYPIVWQGLLALKNDSAAVQLHFVSGNNVLAHRSLPPLEGGAPLRIAQRMRLEASQLEGVARRMMVESDYCLLLALPCGRDQEDVLSQTLLLKGGFITYLQQKQAAGIINVPNPGSNQPAYVVQIFPPCDFSESHLSRLAPDLLNSISSISPHIMIVIASV; translated from the exons CAGTGATTCCAGCAGTTGTTCAAGTGATGGCTCCCCAGCACGTTCAGTTCAGTCTGCTGCCATCCCTGCACCTTTATCTCTGCCTTTATCTGCCCTTGACAAGGATGAGCCTCGAAAAAGCTTTGGTGTCAAGGTCCAGAATCTTCCTGTGCGTTCTACAG ATACAAGTCTAAAGGATGGCCTGTTCCATGAGTTCAAGAAGTATGGGAAGGTGACGTCTGTGCAAATCCATGGAGCTTTAGAAGAGCGCTATGGACTAGTGTTCTTTCGCCAGCAGGAGGACCAGGAAAAGGCCCTGGCTGCATCAAAGGGGAAGCTGTTTTTTGGCATGCAAATTGAGGTCATTGCCTGGAACGGCCCTG AGACTGAAAGCGAGAATGAGTTCCGGCCTCTGGATGAGAGGATAGACGAGTTTCACCCCAAAGCCACACGGACTCTGTTTATTGGCAACCTGGAAAAGACCACCAGCTACCATGATCTGCTCAATATCTTTCAGCGCTTTGGGGAGATAGTG GATATTGACATCAAGAAAGTTAATGGTGCCCCTCAGTATGCCTTTCTACAGTACAGTGACATTACCAGTGTCTGTAAGGCCATAAAGCAGATGGATGGAGAGTACCTCGGCAACAATAGGCTAAAG CTTGGATTTGGAAAAAGTATGCCCACAACTTGTGTTTGGTTGGATGGTTTAGCCTCCAACATCACAGAGCAGTATCTCACTCGTCATTTCTGTCGTTATGGACATGTTATCAAG GTTGTATTTGACAGACCCAAAGGAATGGCCCTTATACTGTATAATAACATAGAATATGCGCAGGCAGCTGTCAAGGAGACCAAGGGTTGGAAGATTGGTGGCAACAAAATTAAG GTGGACTTTGCCAATCAGGAAAGTCAGATGGCTTTCTATCACTCAATGCAGGCATCTGGTCAGGACATTCGCGACTTCTATGAAATCCTGTCTGAGcgaag GGATGAGCGCAGGCCGCAATATGAGTTTACAGCTGAACGGCCATTCTTTGATAATAGTGTGCGAACACCTGGAGGAACCTTCACAGAAGATCCCCGTCGCAAGTTACCTGACAGAGGCCGCGAGTTCTACACAGAATGGGACTCATACCAGGGGGATTTCTATGACCCGCGTTACTTTGATGATCCGCGTGAATACAGAGATTACAGAGACCCCTATGAGCAGGACATCCGCAAATACAGTTACTTGCAGAGGGAGCGTGAGCGGGAGCGCTTTGAAACAGACCGTGAACGTGACCATGGGCGGAGAACAATGGAACACAGCCAGAGCCCTTCTCACCCTCATCGCCCTGCCAGTCCTACAGCGTCCCACTCCCTCTCTGAGCGTCTACCAAATGACTCTGATCGCCGCATTTGCTGTAGATCCTCAGAGCGAAGTGCCAGCTGCAGTTCACTCTCACCTCCGAGATTTGACAAGGCACGACCCGATCGGTATAATAAGAGCGATAAGCCAGAGAAGGAGAGACCATTTGAAACTGAACATGGTACTGGGGGTGATAAGGAAAAGAGGTCTGGGCGCAAGGAGAAGGGTGAGAAACAGAGGTTGAGAAAACTTAAATTGCAATCTCCCAGCATTCCATCGCCCGAGACAGTGCCTAAACTGGAAAGAGAAGTTAGTCCAGATGCAGGGCCTCGAAGCAAAGTCAGCAAGTTTCCTCTTAAGGAAAAAGAAGGCTCAGGCAAAGGACGGCTAGATCTACCACCTTGTGTGGTGCAGCTAACACGTGTGAAGGAGAAGGAAGGGAAATTGCTTGGTCATGCTATCCTAGAAAAACAAAGAGTTAGAGGTGGGAATGACAGTATTCTGCTTGCATCACCTTCAAGGGATCAGAAAAGTCCTCCCTTCCGCATAGATCCCCAAAAAGGAGATATAGTCAAGCATGGGAAGGTGCCAAAAGATAAAAACCTTGAAGTTGTAGACAAGGATGGTAAAATGAAAGCCAAAAAACATATGAAAGCTGCCCCTAGGTATGATGATTCTAACTCTGTGGATGTTCACCGTCTAGCTGCACGAAAGAGGCGTTTTGAAGACTCCATGGGGAAGACCGATCAACTGAAGAGGGAGAGTCCAGAAGAGGGCAGTAGACTGGGACTTAGGAAGACACCTGACAGTGCTATGGCAAAGGAGAATGAGGGTGCAAGGAGCTTATTGCGAAAAGTGGTGCATAAGATGGAGCATTGCAAGGCTAAATCTGAGAGACTTGTTACTGTTTGCAGTCCTCAAGATGAACAAGAGTCTGAAATAGTCTCCATGGGAATGGGGCTTGGACTCAGTTTGGAACTTCAGTCACGACTTGGAGAACCAACAGAAGAGGCAACAGATCCATTAGACCCAACCTGTCTGAAAATTCAGTTTTGGGGATCAAGTCTCACGAAAATCTCTGATGGGAGTCTTGACCAGGACGCATTCACGCAACTGCCGCAACAAGACAATGGCGAGCAGGGTGTAGGATTTTACAAAAGTAGAGGGGAGACTGAGGAACGACTTGAGTCTGACCTTGACCACTCTCAGACCTGCAGAAAACAAATGGAACAGAGCCGACAGCTTCGGCTGAAGCTAGAAGAGCCTGACAAATTACATAAATCAGAAAGCTCACAAGACGGCGACACAGAGGACTTTGAAAGGTGCAATCTGGTGCATGAGGTAGGAAAAACACTTCAAGATGTTACAGACGATTCTCCATCTAGCAAACATAAGAAATCCGAGAGTTTTGACTTTGACTTGCTAAGTGGTAAGAGAGCCCGCAACTACAGGTCTTCCTGTGAATTAAATGAAGACCCTGACCTGAGTGTCATATCTTTTTCTGGCTCTGGTCCCTTTCCCTCAAATGAAGAAGAGTGTGCTTCCCGGTTAGCACAATCAGTTACCAATAAAGAGACTAAAGGCTCTCCAAAAGAAGAGGACAAAGTCTACTCGCAAGTAGATTCATTGAAATACAGCTTGGACATGACACCTAATCATTTCCGTTCCCCTATCACAGAATTTCCTAAGCTTAAAACAGCATTGCTTGGGTGTAACGAGCAGCTACTTCAACGATGGGAGAGTAGAATCAAATCTGACTGCCTCAGAATGGACATGACCTTCCCCAGTAGCATTGTGAAACAAGAAAGCATTTGCAAACATCTTGTGTGTGAACTAGAGCCTGGAGAAGTACCGTCAGATTCAGATGATGATGGTGAGAACAAAAACCACTCCCCTAAGCCCAACACctcactgtcctctatcctcgGGGAACGTGAAGAAAGGTTGACAGGCCTCAAGCTCTCATGCTCCCTGGAGAAGAACAAGTTCTATTCTTTTGCATTAGACAAGACTATCACTCCAGACACACAAGCACTTCTTGAGCGAGCCAAGTCATTGTCCTCCGCAAGGGAGGATAATTGGTCCTTTCTTGACAGAGACTCTCGCTTTGCCAGTCTTCGCAGTAGCTCAGACAAAGAAAAGGTAGAGTCTGTACCACGACCTATCCCGTCTTGGTACATGAAAAAGAAGAAGATTCGTACCGACTCTGAAGGTAAACTGGATGACAATAAGAAAGACCACAAAGCAGAGGATCTGGAACGGCAGGAGCTGTTTGCATCTCGTTTTCTTCATAGTTCAATCTTTGAGCAAGATTCACGGCGTCTACAACATCTTGAGCGCAAAGATCCTGAGTTGGGAATTGGCAGACATCCTGCCAAACAGGATGCTGTCAAAGGACAACCTGGGCCATGGGGAGGGGACCTTCAAGAGCCCATAGTGCTTTTTCATAGCCGCTTTCTGGAGCTTCAACAACAGAAGGAGACCTCATGGGGCCACTTTCCACAAGAAATTGAAAGCGTTGATGAGAGTGAACAAGAAGAGTCTCCCAAGGTTTTAGAGTTCATGCAGAAGGCCGATATTAAATCAGTCAGCCCTGCTCTCATCTTGCCAATTTCACAGTTTCTTTCTTCACCCAGAGAGATTTCTCCACAGCAGGAGAAAGAGGTTGTTTTAACTACTTCATCCTCTGAACAGACTGTTTCACTGATTGAAGAGGAAAAAGTAGAACATAATCTTGAAGTGTTCCCACCCCAATCTCCTCTAGTAGAGATCCAACCCCCTGCCTCGATTTTAATCACACCCATATCACCTTTCCCTTCAGATGCTGAGGTTAAAGTTAAAGTTGAACCTAAAGAGGTATTATGTGAACCCAGAGTTACAACTGAAGGCAATCTTACAGTGGATCATACATCTTTCCTTGATAATAAGCTTCCCACTCCTGGTGCCTCATTAAGTAGTTTTGAGGCAAATGCTGCTGAATTCACCTGCTCTGCTTCCCCCAAGGTTGACGAGAATATAGAAATGGTAAAGATAGAGACCCAACCAGAGAAACTATATTCTAAGGACATTGACAAACCTCAGAAATCTGACGATTCCCAAGAGGTTCACATACCAGTCTCAGAGGCTGGAATCAAACCAGCAAAGCCAATTCGCAAACAACCCAAGAGTAAAAGAGCTAAGCCAAATGTGTCAGAAACACAAATCCTGGAGCCCCCCAAAACCGCTGTCTCTGAGAAACCAGTAACTCGAAAGAGTGAGCGAATTGACAGAGAGAAGCTGAAAAGGTCTTCATCTCCACGAGGAGAAGTATTAAAGGCATCATCAGAACCTAAAACCACAGCCAAGTCACCAGTTAATGTCCCTGACTCTGAGAATGAATCAATTCTAATCCACGGAAGGAGCAGACGGCGAAATGTTCGGTCAGTTTATGCCACACCATCTGAAGGGGATGCCCAGCCACCATGTAAAGAGGTGGTGGAGTCCTCTTGCTCCGCCCATAAGTGTGGTGTTGACAAGGATCTAGTGCTGCAGCAGGATGCATTGAACACATCTACCTACACAAGGCGAGGTCGCCCACCCAAGTCACGCAGGCGAGGGGAAGATGTGTCACCAGTGAAAGGGGACTCGCAGAAATCATCAGAGGAAGACATTGACATGAAAGAGCCTGCTAACACTGGACAGGGTTCCAGAATGTCTGAGGGGTGGTGTTCACCCCGTATGCAGAAAGTGCAGACAGCTCAAGTGTCTTCACTTACTGGGGCTTCAATTGGTAGGAAAGCAAGTAGAGTAGACAAACAATCCGAGAGTGCAACATCATCAGGAGAGAAGTCAGTTGATAGTACAACTACTGAAGAGCCTGAGCCCAAAATAAAAGATGAGTCAGAAGAAGCAGGGAAATTATTAGAGGAAGCAATGCAATGCTTGCCAACACAGAAAGACGAAGGAAACAAAGTGCTAACTGATCAAATTGAGAAAAAGTATTCTGAAGGGGACATTGAGAGGATAGAATCTACCCATGTGGAGAAAAGACAACAATCTGAAAAGAGCACCAAGGTTTACACAAAAGCACCAAGGTTTACACGAAATGCCAAATTGGTGACAGAGGATAAATCGCATGGCTTGAGAAACCTTGAGATTCGTGTAAGCGTAGATGATGTGAAAGGGTTGCTTTGCTCTGAGGAGGATGAGGCTGAATCTTTTGAGACCACTGCTAAAAATGCCAAACCAGGAGTACCAGATAAAGAAGAAGCAAGGACTCAGTGTTATCTGAAAGATGCCGCAGAGTTCAGCCCAGAGGAAAAGGAAGATGTTCTGTTAGACCCTGAACAAACGGTAGACCCAGCAGCCGCTATTTTGGCACGTCAGATAGAACTGGAACGGGCAGTGGAGAATATTGCCAAACTTACAGTTGTGCAACCTCTTCAACCCTATAAGGAACCACCTGCAGAGCCATCTACCCTGCTGCCCCCTGTCACTGTAGAACCAGAGAATGAAATGGAGGGGGAGAAGTCAGCTATTCCTGCCAGTGAAACCGAACTAGCTGCTGCTATTGATTCCATTACTGCTGAAGACATATCTACTGATACAGATGGTTTCACAGCTCCTTCCACTTATACTGCAATTGTTCCTACCCCAGAGCCTCTGGTCTTACCCTCTGCCAATGATGTCTTGGAACCAGAAACACACATGGCTATCAGCAACATTATTGACCCAGAGATGGGAGTTTTGATTCCCAGTGCCAAACCCCTGACGACAGATGCTAAAGCCTCTGAATCAACAGTCTCTGGGGCCTCTGCTGAAGATGAGTCCCTTCTACCAGAAACACACGCAAAAAAAGGGAAAGCAGTCAGACCTAAGACTTCAAAGAGGTCCAGAGGACGAAAGGCTGTCAACCGGAAGGGAGAACCTGCTGAAGAGGTATCAGAAGCTGAGACCTCCCCCTTCAAGCTACCAGAGTCCATTCCTGAAGAAGTTGAAGTCATCAACTCTAAGGCAGATACTGCTACAGCAACAGCCACTGTTGTCACCGCAGCTGCTACCTGCAAATGTGATATCACATGTACCATGACTGTGAACACTCCCAAGGAGGCAGAACAACCTGCTGTGGAACAACCCGTACCTGAAGAATCAGCCTTTCACTCTGGTACCAAGAGACTTCCTCATTTCAAAAAGTTTCAAATATCAGCAGTAgcccctactctctctccatcccctgcTCTCACACCTTCTCCAACCCAATTGGATGTCCCTCCACCCTGCCAAGGCAAGATGCCTGTTTCACCAGACTGGCTTCACAGATCTGAAGAAAGTATAATACATGCTACTCCTGCAACTCTAGTTTCTGTAGTGACTCCCTCTGCACCAGCAGTAACAGCACTTGGAAGCCAGTCGGCAAATCCACTTATGCCTCCTGATACTAAGGCATCGGATATTGACTCTAGCTCCAGCACTCTCAGAAAGATCCTCATGGATCCCAAATATGTGTCAGCATCAAACAGCAATGCCATTCCTACTACAGTGCTAACCACAACGCTGGCAGACCCTCGCATGTCAGAGAATGAAAACTCATCTGACACAATGGCTGCTAGGCACACGCATCCTGAAGACAGACCCTTTCCTTTCACTCTTCAAAAACCATCCCCGCTCACCGAGACCCAGCAGAACTTTGGAGAGAAGATGGTGCATTCAGTCATTTCTTCCCCTACTACCTCTGTCATCAGCCGGATTCCAATGCCCTTTGACACTGAGGAAGCACCTCGAATCTCCCTAAGTAACCGTAATGCTGGCCTATCTCTAACCAAACAGAAATCCAGATCAAGTATGAACGAGAACAACTGTTACCATGGAGTGGATGTGGCAGAGGATGTAAACTGCAGAGGACGGTCTATAGTTGAGAGCACACCCTACAACACAGGCTCCAGTCGTGGCCTCAGGGTAAATACATCCGAGGGTGTGGTAGTACTAAGTTACTCAGGGCAAAAAACAGAGGGACCTCAACGGATCAGTGCCAAAATTAGCCAGATCCCACCGGCCAGTGCAGTCGACATAGAGTTTCAGCAGTCTGTGTCTAAATCTCAGATTAAGCAAGAACCATTTGCCCCATCCCAGCTTTGCACTCCCAAGGGACCCCTGACACCCACAGGGTACGGACACCCGGGGGTACTCTTAACTGGCCATACATACAATTCTcagcctgtcatctccaccattaAGCAGGAGAGTCCTGGTTCTGAAAAGTCAGAGTCGTCATATCACACTGGACCCCAGGGTAGTGCAGTAAGGATGTTTCAACAACCGGTCACTAGTCCTCAAATATTGATGTACAATCGGGCTGTGATGCAGCAGCACGTAAAGAAAGAGCCTGGAGCAGAATCCAAACCAATGATGGTGGATATGGCAAAGGCACACCAGACATCCAACCTCAGCCCAATCATGAATCCACATTACCCATCTTTGACTGGAAACCGCATGAGTCCTAGTCCCAGTACCCCATCTGATTGGTCAGTCCCACACCTCAAGCAAGAGCCTCATTCCCCTCGAGCAACGGGCCACTCACCTTTACCCTTTGCGAAAGTTTGCTCTCCCAGAAACTCAATGTCCCCCCATGCCAGCTCTATGGTTTTGCATCCTGGCATGCCTGAGATGTCTCCATATGTTGCCAGTATGCACCACCCCCACCCAGAGCAGTCTGTTATAATGACCCCGGTGTCACACAGCGTCACCCAGTCAGTGTCTATAGGTCACCTCTCGCACAGCGATGTCAGGATGAATACCCCACAGCTCTCTGGAATGAATCATGGAAGACGGGCGAATTCCATGCCATCTCCCCGCACTGGACCTCCTCAGCGCGCCAACACCATCAGAGAAATGGTGCTGCAGTCACATGCGGGCCCCACTCGGGGAGCATCAGACAGCTGTGCCGAAGAGAACATGAAGCACTACCACCAGGGGCTGTGCAGACCCTCTGCACCCCAGCTCCAGTCAGATGTGATGATGATGCAGGCAGAGCAGCACAGAGGGCTGCATCACGCAGGCCTACGTCTGGACCAGTACAGCATGGCCTCCCGAGACATCAGAGACATGCGCGACATACGGGACATGCGCATCCTGATGCACCATCAGCTAGGAGAGCACACCATTGCAGAGGGACGTCGGTCACAAACTCCTGAGGCAGGAGCAACCTCAATCACCAACCTCTCTGCTGCCTCCAAGACTCCAAAAGGCATGACGCAGATGCGGAAGGAGATTCCTAAAACATTGGAGGCAAAGATGTCTCACCCACCTCATACTGAGAGCAGCAGGATGATGGGGGTCCATCCATCTGTCCCTGTTATGGTgtctcctcatcatcatcctcaaGGTGTTCAGCTGATTCATCCAGGTGGCACTGGCTCCTTCCCAGTGTACCGGGATATGCAGGGCTTCCACTCCCAGTTTTCTAGTCACTCTTCGATGGGATTGAACCTGGCTCCCCGCGGCATCACACCTTCCCAG GATGATGATCTCAGCCACAGGGGCAAGCTATCTCAGTCACTCTCTGCTGGGTCACTTGGTGGAGGAAGTGAAACCAAATCGGACAACTCCCACCTCCGTCACACAGCCTCCATGGACTTATCCCACATGCCCCGGATGCAGAGGGACACCATTTCACCCTCTTATACTTCTCCCATGGCTCTCTCCCACAAGCAAGAGCTAGCTCTGCAGAAGGGCCCACCAGTCTTCATGCCGAGCCCTCCAGTAGCACCCCTCTCAAGTTCCTCACAGTTGCACCCTGAGGGTAAACTGGGGCACTCAGGATACCGGTCCGTCGATATGGTGCAGCTTTTAATG AAATACCCCATAGTATGGCAAGGCCTGCTGGCTCTGAAGAATGACTCGGCTGCCGTGCAGCTCCACTTTGTCTCTGGCAACAACGTTCTTGCCCACCGTTCACTGCCGCCACTGGAGGGAGGGGCCCCGCTCCGCATCGCACAGAGGATGAGGTTGGAAGCGTCCCAGCTTGAGGGCGTGGCTCGCAGGATGATG GTGGAGAGTGACTACTGCCTCCTGCTAGCTCTGCCATGTGGACGGGATCAGGAGGACGTTCTCAGTCAGACCCTTCTCCTGAAAGGAGGCTTCATCACCTACCTACAGCAAAAACAAGCAGCTGGGATCATCAATGTCCCCAACCCCGGCTCCAATCAG CCGGCATATGTGGTGCAGATTTTTCCACCATGTGATTTCTCTGAGAGCCACCTGTCGCGGCTCGCCCCCGACCTTCTCAACAGTATCTCCAGCATCTCCCCTCACATCATGATTGTCATTGCCTCCGTGTAA